DNA sequence from the Bubalus bubalis isolate 160015118507 breed Murrah chromosome 24, NDDB_SH_1, whole genome shotgun sequence genome:
ACCACATCTTCCTCCCATTCCACTTCATCCTCATCCCAAGGCAGATCATCTTCATGGTggttttcctctccctcttcatCAGCCTCAGCTTCTCCTTGTCTCTGAAGCAACTCACTGGGCATTGTAAACCCCAGCTCCCTCCTGCTGTCTGAGATGTCTTCAGGGCTGAATATTCTATTCCTTCCAAAAACAACATTTCCTAGACCTGGACGGTTGAGAATGGATTCGTGTTGCATACAGCTGTCCCCCTTTTCAGAGAACTGGAGCTTCTCTATGAAGTCCCCTGAGAATTCATCTTCCTCATCCTCTCTGAACACTTCCATCACATTCTTCTGTCCACTTCTGCTCTCATTCCCTAACTGCTCAGCTGTATCTTTGTTCTTCTTGAACTTAAGCTTGAGGGTATCTTTAATACCCTTAGACAGTGACCCAAATGTGTTAGAAGCAGAAGCATTTGAAAGGAGTGACCTAGAGAAAGTTCCCTTGGAAGAAGAAAGAGTCCCAGATTCCTCCTTGCTGTATGTGCGGGCCATCTTATTTTGGTGCTTCTCTTGGAGCCTCTCACACTCTTTGATCTGCTTCTTGACATTCTTCTGagcctgctccttctgcctggtGACTTTCTTGGGGTTCATGACGTTCTGGGCAGTGGCAGCCTTATCCAGAAGAGCGACACATTCATTCTGCTCTCTGCTGGCAGCTGCATCCAGTGGAGACTGTAAGTCATTGTCCAGAGCAAAGATGTTGGCACCAAAGTTGATCAGGAACGAGACGCAGTGGGCATGACCATTGGAGGCTGCATAATGTAAAGGAGTATTTCCCCAGATGTCACATCTATTAGGATCCCCTctagaagagaaaatataaacaatacatACTAATTTTTTCTCTGAAGATGAGgtctaagaaataaaaaaattaaaataaagaacaaaatgcaaGTTAATCTTGCCTTGACATTGTTACAAGATAACTTCGAAAGTCCAGATATGTCACATTTAGGCATCACATGGCCAGAAACAATCCATATCTACC
Encoded proteins:
- the ANKS4B gene encoding ankyrin repeat and SAM domain-containing protein 4B; amino-acid sequence: MSTRYHQAASDSYLELLKEATKRDLNLSDEDGMTPTLLAAYHGNLEALEIICSRGGDPNRCDIWGNTPLHYAASNGHAHCVSFLINFGANIFALDNDLQSPLDAAASREQNECVALLDKAATAQNVMNPKKVTRQKEQAQKNVKKQIKECERLQEKHQNKMARTYSKEESGTLSSSKGTFSRSLLSNASASNTFGSLSKGIKDTLKLKFKKNKDTAEQLGNESRSGQKNVMEVFREDEEDEFSGDFIEKLQFSEKGDSCMQHESILNRPGLGNVVFGRNRIFSPEDISDSRRELGFTMPSELLQRQGEAEADEEGEENHHEDDLPWDEDEVEWEEDVVDATPLEVFLQSHYLEEFLPIFMREQIDLEALLLCSDEDLQSIQMQLGPRKKVLNAINRRKQVLQQPGQLVDTNL